The genomic window GGTTGGTTGCGGATTGGCCTGCCATTGCCATTGTAAGCCCAGTTTTGGCGTGGTAAATTCATCGCTTTCTTCAGGTGTTTCTACCGGATATGTTTTGCCCACATTTGGTTTTTTATAGGTGATAACCGGTTCGCCTTTACCGTCGCCATCTGCATCAAGCCCAATAACAGGCCAGTTATTGATCCATTTCATCGGCTGCAGGTGCACCACGCGACCATAAGCATCTTTATCCTGAAAATGAAGAAACCAATCTTCGCCTGTTTGCGTATTTACCCAGGCGCCCTGATGAGGGCCATTTACAGAAGATTTCCCTTGATCCATGGCTACTTTCCTTTCATACGGGCCGTATATATTTTTACTTCTCAAAATTAATTGCCAGCCTGTAGAAACGCCCCCTGCTGGTGCGAACAAATAATAATAGCCGTTGCGTTTATAAACTTTTGGCCCCTCAATGGTTGGGTCGAGTTCGTGGCCATCGTATACAATTCTGCCGGTTTCTGTAGCTGCAGATCCGTCGCTGCTTAATGGAATAATGGCCAAAACACTTTTTATGCCCGCACGGCTGCCTGCGTAGGCGTAAGCGAGGTAGGCCCTGCCATCCTCATCCCAAAACGGGCAAGGATCAATTAATCCTTTACCTGCGGCAACCAATTTTGGTGCAGACCAGGCTCCTGTTATGGTTTTAGCTTTGGTTAAGTAAATGCCAAAGTCAGGATCAGGATAATAAATATAAAATTCGCCATTGCGGTAGCGGATAGAAGGTGCCCAAACACCATTGCCATGCTGGGTTTTTTCGAAATGCTCAAATGGAGGCTGGCGTTTTAAGGCATGGCCGATTATTTTCCAATTGACCAAATCTCTCGAATGCAGGATCGGCAAGCCCGGGATGGCATCAAAACTGGAGGCGATCATATAAAAATCATCTCCCACCCGGATAGCGTCAGGGTCAGAATAATCGGCGTTGATAACCGGATTTTTATAGGTTCCGTTACCTTGGTCGGAAACCCAAACTTTAGATATGTACCCATTTTTTGGAGCGGGTTGGGCAAAGGTATGTGTGCTAAAACTTAAAACAAGGATTAAACTAAGTAGATATTTCATTATACAATGATGTTTTTAATATTTGGTCAGTTA from Flavobacterium sp. W4I14 includes these protein-coding regions:
- a CDS encoding beta-xylosidase (product_source=COG3507; cath_funfam=2.115.10.20; cleavage_site_network=SignalP-noTM; cog=COG3507; pfam=PF04616,PF17851; superfamily=49899,75005), which gives rise to MKYLLSLILVLSFSTHTFAQPAPKNGYISKVWVSDQGNGTYKNPVINADYSDPDAIRVGDDFYMIASSFDAIPGLPILHSRDLVNWKIIGHALKRQPPFEHFEKTQHGNGVWAPSIRYRNGEFYIYYPDPDFGIYLTKAKTITGAWSAPKLVAAGKGLIDPCPFWDEDGRAYLAYAYAGSRAGIKSVLAIIPLSSDGSAATETGRIVYDGHELDPTIEGPKVYKRNGYYYLFAPAGGVSTGWQLILRSKNIYGPYERKVAMDQGKSSVNGPHQGAWVNTQTGEDWFLHFQDKDAYGRVVHLQPMKWINNWPVIGLDADGDGKGEPVITYKKPNVGKTYPVETPEESDEFTTPKLGLQWQWQANPQPTWLFTDAGQGLLKLYTSKIPDDAKNLWDVPNLLMQKFPADEFMITTKLLFKPNPKLENEKTGLLVMGRSYAQISIKSKKDGLYLMYGVCQSADKGKTENEKEITKLKSGSVYFRVKVTIGAKCQFSYSEDGTRFTDVGDEFQATAGQWIGAKMGIFATRDTQTNDSGIAEYDWFRVQALK